The genome window GGCAATAAATAAAGCTCTTAACACTAAAGAGCCTATGGTTATAATCACAAAGATGCCTTGTGTATTAAAGAAATCACCAACAGAGGAAGTAAAAGAATATAAACTAGATGAAAGAGTTAAATGTGTAGTAGATAGAGAAAAATGTAGGAAATGTAAGATGTGTCTAAGATGCGGATGCCCAGCAATATCATTTGATGTTAACTTAGGCTCCATAATTGATGAATCTATGTGTGTAGGCTGTGACGTATGTTTACAAATATGTCCATTTAATGCTATAGTAAAGGCGGGTGAATAAAATGTCTGATGTGAAAAATATTTTGTTTGTAGGGGTTGGCGGACAAGGAATAATACTTGCTAGTAAAATCTTATCTAAAGGTCTTATTGATGCTGGATATGATGTGAAGATGTCTGAAGTTCATGGAATGGCTCAACGTGGTGGTAGCGTAACCACACAAATAAGATATGGCAAAAAAGTTTATTCACCAATAATAGGTATTGGGCAGGCTGATATAATAGTGTCCTTTGAAAAAATGGAAGCTATGAGATGGATTGAACACTTAAAGCCACAGGGGAAGATGGTAGTGAATGACTATGCAATACCACCAGCACCAGTTTTATCTGGAAAAGTTAAATATCCAAAAGGAATAGTTGATGAGCTAAAAGATAAAGTTAATACTATAACTATAGACGCAGCAGAAGAAGCAAGACAACTAGGTAATATCAAAACACAAAATATAATTATGCTAGGAGCACTAATCAAAGCAATGGGAATCGACG of Proteiniborus sp. DW1 contains these proteins:
- a CDS encoding indolepyruvate oxidoreductase subunit beta encodes the protein MSDVKNILFVGVGGQGIILASKILSKGLIDAGYDVKMSEVHGMAQRGGSVTTQIRYGKKVYSPIIGIGQADIIVSFEKMEAMRWIEHLKPQGKMVVNDYAIPPAPVLSGKVKYPKGIVDELKDKVNTITIDAAEEARQLGNIKTQNIIMLGALIKAMGIDEVDWESVIKEEVKEKFVDINLKAFNIGKDLVK